GTCGAACCAGCTGACCCGCGAGCCGACGATCAGGGTCAGGTCATCGGTCGGCTTGACCCGCCAGACGCCGTACAGGCCTTTCTGGCGAATGTCATAGCTGGCCTTGTTGGCGCGCGCGCGCTCGCCGTCGAACAGGCTGTCACGGCTGGGTTCCGGGCGGTCGTGGTCGATGTCGAAGAGGGTGTCGCCAGAGGCGTCGAAGTTGCGCCAATAGGCGTCGTCCGAGGTCAGCTTGGAATAGTTGCCGCCGACGGTGATTTCATGGGCCAGGGGGCCGGTGTCGAAGTGGCCCACCACGTTCATGTCCAGGCCTAGCTTGGTGTTGTGAAAGTCAGTGATCCAGTCGGCATAGGTGATGCCGCTGCCGTCGGGCGCCACGCCCTGGACGGAGGACTGCACGCGCTGGTGCGTGGAGGTGTTGGTTTCGTCCATGCGCACGGCGGCGGCCTTGAACGCCCAGTCGTCGTTGAAGCGGTGCTCAAGGTCCAGGTAGTAGGTGGTCACGTCGGTTTCGGCACGGTTCCAGCGGGCACCGGTGAAGGTCGAGCGGGGCAAATCGACTGGCTTACCGCCGGCATAGCGGGGGATGCCACGCAGCAGCGGTCGCGACTGCTGGCGGTTGTAGCTGATGCCGCCACCCACGGTGGTGGCATCGCTCAGGTCAATGTCCAGCGCGCCATACAGCGAGTGCGACTTGCTCCATTGGTAGTCGATGAAACTGTCGCTTTGATCCTCGTCGGCAACGATCCGGCCGCGCACCCGACCGTCGGCGGTCAGCGGGCCGCCAGCGTCCAGTTGCAGGCCATAGTGGTCCCAGGAGCCGGCCTTGCCGGTGACGGTGACGGTTGGGGTGGCCTGGCCACGCTTGCGCACCAGGTTGATCGCGCCGCCGGGGCTGCCGGTGCCTTGCAGCAGGCCAGAGGCGCCGCGCAGTACCTCGACACGGTCGAAGAACACCAGGTCCTGGGTCGCCCAGTTACCCAGCGAGTAGTTGTTGCGCGGGATCGGCACGCCGTCGTACTGCCAGTCGTCGATCTGGAAGCCGCGCGAAGTCACCACCACGCCTGGCCCGATGCCCTGCGCGCCGACGATCCCGGTGGTGTGGTTGAGCGCGTCCTGCAGGTCTGTGATGCCTTGGTCGTCCAGCTGTTTACGGGTAATCACCGTCACCGATTGAGGGATTTCCTTGAGGCTGTGCGTGCCTTTGCCAAGGGTCACCGCGCGGGCTGCGTATGAGCCGCTGCCTTCGCTGGTGGCATCCAGGTAATTGTCAGTGATGCTGGTACTGCCAAGCTCCAGCGCGTCGCTCTCAGGGGTTGCCGGGGCGACGCTGAAATGGCCGCTGCTGGTGAGCCGCAATTGCAGGCCGCTGCCGGCCAAGGCGGCTTGCATGGCGTGCTCGGCGCTCATCTGGCCGACGACGGCTGGCGCCTGCTTGCCGCGCACCAGCGCCGGCTCCAGCGCGATGATGTAGCCGCTCTGGCTGGCAATCCGGTTAAGGGTGGTGGCCAGGCTGGCGGGTGGCAGGTCAAACGCCAGGGTCTGCACCTGGGCATGGGCGTTGAGGCTGCTCAGGGCAACGACGAGGGGCAGGGCGCGGGGCCAGAGGTTGAGCACAGAATTCTCCCGAATGAAGTGACTTGTCAGGAGATAGGTGGGGCGAGAAATGAAAACCGGACACGCTTGCGAATGATTTTCACAAAAATTTCTTCACCCCTGCTCAGGACCAATCAGCATCAGCCACGGGCCGAACGGCTCGACCTTGATCGGCAGGGCTTCTGCCAGAGCGGCCAGTGCCTGCTGTGGCTGGTCAAGCGGGAATACACCCTGGACGCGCATGTCGCGTACCGCCGGTGCTACCCGTATGTAGCCACGCTGGTACGGACGCAGGGCATCGATAACCGCGTGCAGGGGCTCGTCGAGCACTTCCAGGCGGCCCTCCAGCCAGGCTGCGCGTTGTTGTTGCTCGCCGGTTACAGGTTGGATGCCATCGCCACGCAGCAGCGCGGCCTGCCCTTGTTGCAGGTCTAGCCAGCGGCCATTGGGCAGGCTGGCGCGGACACTGTGCTCCAGCACCACAACGCGGGTGGCGGATGCCTCCTGGCTCACCAGGAAACGGGTGCCCAGCGCCTGCACCTGCCCTTGCGCAGTGCGCACGCGCAGGGGGCGGTGCGGGTCTGGGGCAACCTGTATCAACACGTCGCCACGGCGCAGCACCAGCAGGCGTTGGTTGGCATCGAAATAGAGGTCGACGGCACTGGCACTGTTGAGGCTCAGGCGGCTGCCGTCCGCCAAGGTGAAGCTGCGCCGCTCGCCGCTGGCCGTGTGCAGGTCGGCCAGCCAGTTCTGTGCCGCGTCGCTGCGCCAGCCGCTCCACAGTACACCCGCGGCGACGCCCATGCCCGCCAGGGCACCCAGCACCTCGCGCCGGGAATGGGTGGGGGCGAGCAATACCTGGCGTGCTTCGGCGGCATGCCCTGGGGCGCGCTGGTCCAGCGCGCGCAGTGCGGCAAAGGGGCTGCCTAGGCGCTGTTGCAAACGGTCCCAGGCCTGTTGGTGAGCGGGGTCCTGGCGCAACCAGTGGTTCAGCCGTTGCAGCAGGGCGTCGTCAGGTGTGCCGGCCTTGAGCGCGACCATCCAGTCGATAGCTTGCTCGCTGATCGGGTCCAGGCGCCTGGCGTTCATGCGTGTACCTCGCACAGGTAGCACTGGCGCAGGGCCTGCTTCATGTAGCGGCTGACGGTGCGTTCGCTGATCTGCAACCGGGCGGCGATGTCGACATAGCTCATGCCGTCCAGCTGGCTGAACAGGAAGGTGGCCTTGACCACGGCGGGCAGGCCGTCCAGCACCTGGTCGATGGTCACCAATGCCTCGATCAGCAGCAGTTGCTCTTCGGCCGAAGGGGCGACCGGCTCAGGTAACAGCGTCAGGCGATCGAGGTAGGCCTGCTCGAGTTGGCGGCGGCGGTGCCGGTCAAAGATCAGCCGGCGGGCGATGGTCGAGAGGTAGGCGCGCGGTTGCTGGATGCTGTCCGGGTCTACCCGTGCGCCCAGCATCTGGCAGAACGCTTCGGCTGCGGTGTCCTCAGCGTCGGCGCGATTACGCAGACGTTTGAAGATGTGTTGGAGCAGCCAGCGGTGATGGTCGCTGAAGAAGAAGCCCAGCTTGCGGGTCGATGTGCTGTCCAACGCCTGGCATCCAGTTGTGAGTGTGAATCGTTCTCAATGGTAACTGGGTCGTTTGCTGGCTAGCAAGAGCGCTGCACGCCTCACGTACCTGGCGCAGTGCTGAGGCCTAAACCGGCAAGCTCTGGTAGGCCGATTCATCCCCCGGGCTACGGTCAAACTGGCGTTTGTACTCGCGGCTGAACTGCGAAGTGCTCTGATACCCCACCCGATGCGCCGTCTGCGCCACCCCCAGGCCCTCGCCGATCAGCATCTGCTGCGCCTTGAGCAGGCGCAGGCGCTTGAGGTACTGCATCGGCGCCATGTCGGTGCAGCGCTTGAAATTTTCGTGGAAGGTCGAAACGCTCATGTTGGCGCGCGCCGCCAGTGCCTCGACACTCAGCGGCTCGGTGTAGTGTTCGCGCAGGTGGGCGAGGGCGGCGCCGATGCGGGCGAAGTGCCCCTGCTGCTCGACAAGCGCCCGCAGCACCCCGGCCTGCGGGCCGCGTAGCGCGGTATAGAGCACTTCGCGCACCCGCGCAGGCCCCAGCACCTTGGCGTCCAGCGGGTCCTGCAGGCAGTGCAGCAGCCGCTCGACACTGTCGCGCATCGGCGCATCCAGGGCCGCCGAGGTCATCGATTGCGGGGTCTGTGCCTGTACCGCGGCATCTGGCGCCAGGTCCATGCTTTGCACCAGCTCACCGAGCACGCTGCGGTCAATGTCTACCGCCACGCCCAGCAGTGGCGCCTCGGCGGTGGCGAAGGTTTCGCACATGAACGGCACCGACAGCGCCTGGACCAGGTAGTGCCCCGCACCGTATTCCAGGGTGCGGGGCCCTAGGCGCGCAAGTTTGCTGCCCTGGGCCAGGATCATCAGGCTCGGCTCGTAGATTTGCGGGCTGCTGGCCACATAGTGGTCCCAGCTCAGCACCTGAACCTGGGGCAGGTGCGTGGGGACGAAGCCTGGGCGTGTGGCGAGGCGGCGGATCAGCGCGCAGAGCGGGGCGTTGGCGTCGACATGGCGGGTGAGCTGCATGGTGAACCTGGGGCAGAGAATCAGACAGTGGCATCATCGCAGATTGAAGGCCTAGCGTCAGATGCTTGCCGGTAAGTCCGGAGAATCGTGCATGGATGCCGGAGAATCTGCGGTGGGCGAGGCGGGGCATGGCGCGCAAAATGCGCCGCCTGAATCGTTTCACTTCTCTGCGAGGTCCTGCATGTACACCGCCATTGGTTATGCCGCCCAAACCCCGACCAGCCCTCTGGCTCCCATGACCTTCGAGCGTCGCAGCCCGCGCCCGGACGATGTCGCCATCGAGATCCTGTACTGCGGCGTGTGCCACTCCGACATCCATCAGGCGCGCAACGAGTGGGGCATCGCCGTGTACCCGCTGATGCCGGGCCACGAGATCATCGGTCGCGTCACTGCAGTGGGCGACAAGGTGGCCGCGCACAAGGTCGGCGACTTGGTGGGCGTTGGTTGCATGGTCGACTCCTGCCGCCACTGCGAGGCCTGCGCCAAGGATTTGGAGCAATACTGCCTGGAAGGCCCGACCATGACCTACGCCACCCCCGACCGGGTCGATGGCAGCAATACCCTGGGTGGCTACTCCAGCAGCATCGTGGTCAGCGAGCACTTTGTGGTGCGTATCCCCGCTGGCATGGACCTGCCCAGCGCAGCGCCGATTCTGTGCGCCGGCATCACCACCTACTCGCCGCTCAAGCACCATGGCGTGGGGCCGGGCCACAAGGTCGGCATCCTCGGCATGGGCGGCCTGGGCCACATGGGCATCAAACTGGCCAAGGCCCTGGGCGCGGAAGTGACCCTGTTCACGCGCTCCCAGGCCAAGGCCGAGGAAGCCCGCCGCCAGGGCGCCGACCATGTAATCGTGTCCACGGATGACGAGCAGATGCGTGCTGCTGCCGGTCGTTTCGACTTCCTGCTCGACACCATTCCGGTGCAGCACGACCTCAATCCGTACCTTGAAACCCTCACGTTCGATGGCGTGCATATTCTGGTCGGCCTGATCGAACCGATCGAGCCGGCGGTACACGCGGCCAATCTGGTGCTCAAGCGCCGGGTGCTGGCTGGGTCGTTGATCGGCGGCATTGCCGAGACCCAGGAAGTGCTGGATTTCTGTGCCGAGCACGGCATCCGATGCGACATCGAAATGCTCGATATCCGCAATATCAACCAGGCTTATGAGCGGATGATCGCCGGGGATGTGAAGTACCGCTTTGTGATCGACATGGCGACATTGCAGGGCTGATCCTGGCGTTAATCTGCACCGGCCTCTTCGCGGGCAAGCCCGCTTGTGTCTTGGAGAGGGAATAGAATCTGAAGTGAGAGCGGTGAATGGCAAGCTGATAGCCCGAGGTGCCCAGAGCACGTGTGGGAGCAAAAGCTGCCATCCACCGTTCCACTTTGGCGAGAGCCCGAACAGTTGGATGAGGGGCGTAATCTCGAATCACAAGCGTGGGCCAAGCCAAAGCGCTCTCACTCCTTGAGTTTAAGAGGGTTTGGCCATGTCTTCCTCTGTCGGCATCGATGTTTCCAGTGCCACACTTGCTGTTCACATCCGCCCTGAGGGGGTGAACTTCAGTGTTTCCAATGACTTGAAGGGATTCCAACTGCTCGTCGAAAAGCTTGGCGGGTATGCAGTTTCAATGGTCTTGCTCGAAGCTACCGGTGGCTACGAGTGCAATGTCCTCAAAGCGCTGCAGGATGCCGATTTTCCGGTTTGCCGGATCAATCCCAGTCGTGCCCGGGACTTTGCCAAGTCGATGGGTAAACGCGCCAAGACCGATCCCATTGACGCAGCTGTTTTGGCTCACCTGGCTGAAGTTATGCCCCCACGGCCTTGCCAGGTGATGACACCCGAGCGGGCCTTGCTGCGCGAACTGCTTATGCAGCGGGATCGCTTCGTCCAACAGCGCGACGATGACAAGCGGCGCCTGAAGCAGGCGCGGGCTCCCAGTGTTTGTTTGCGGTTGGAACAACACATCGCCTATCTGAAGGGTGAAATTCGAGCGCTGGAACAAGAGATCGCACAGCAGGCAGCAGCTTTGCCTGATGATCGGGTTAAACAGCTCACTCAAGTCAAAGGAATTGGTCTGATTACTGCCGGAAAGCTGATGGCCTTGCTGCCAGAGCTGGGCCAGGTGGATAAGAAGGAAATTGCCGCCTTGGTCGGTGTTGCGCCGTTCAATCAGGACAGCGGCAAGCAGTCGGGCAAGCGTTCAATCTGGGGGGGACGCTCACAAGTCAGGCGGGCGCTCTATATGGCCTGCTGGGTGGTGATACGGCACAACAAGGACTTCTGCGAGCGCTACAAAGCACTGCGAGCCCAGGGGAAGTGCGCGAAAGTATCGGTGGTGGCGTGTATGCGAGTATTGATAGTGAGGCTAAATGCGATGCTCAAGACCGGAACGCCCTGGAAGGAGCAAATAGCTCATTCGTAGGAGCAAGCCTTGCTGGCGATGCCCGGCACAGCCGGGCCTGGGGCGCTACGCGCCCCATCGCCGGCAAGGCCAGCTTCCACAAGAAGACAGTTGCTCCCACAGGCTCTACACCCTGCCTGAGAGCAGTGGGGCAACTGTGGGAGTGGGCTTGCCCGCGAAGAAATCGGTGCAGATCTACCAGGCCAGCGCCTTGTCCCACCCCTTCCAGAACAACCACCGCCGCACCTCGCCATGCTCACCGGTACCGATCTGCCACTCAGGCCGCCCACTGCCCAGCGCAATCACCGAAATGACCCCAGCATGGCTCGCCGCAACCAGTGTGCGCCCGTCCGCGCTGATGTCCATGGCGCTGATGGTCGAGCCCAGGTAATGCTGCCAATGCGCCGTGCCATCCTCGCCAAAGGCCCGCAAGTAGCCGTAGGCATCACCGATGATGTACTCGCCGTTGCCTGCGACCCCTGCGTAAACCCGCGCCCCATCCTGCAGCCGCGGGGTGCGCGGGTCATCGCTGTAGTAGTCGGTATCCAGCCCCGGCAGGTCTGCCACGCGCACCCCGAGCGTGCCGCCGTTGTAGAAGTGGCAGGCATTGACGATCAACTGGTCGCCGCTGCGGTTGAACAGGGCGAAGTGCGGGTACTCGCCGCCTGGGCCGACCTGCGCCACTTCCTCCAACTGCTCATTGAGCACCAGATGACGGCTGCTCTGTTCACCGACCACGATCAGGCGCCCATCCGGCGACACCGCACCATGCTCCATGGCCAGGCCGAGGGCGATATCGTCCGGGTCGGTGCCTTCGGCCAGCTCTTCAAGGACTTGCGATTGGCGCGGCAGCAGCCGGGTAGCACCCTCGGCCGCCAGCAAAAAGATGCCCTCGGCGCTCACCAGCAGTACCCGCTGGCCCTGGGCGAAAGGCACCAGGGTGGTGGGCGTCGGCGGCAGGTCCAAGGGTTCGAAGGGGTAACCTGCCGGCAGCCCCTCCAGCCCGGTGGGCCAGGGCAGCCGGGCGACCTGTGGGCCGCCCCAGCCATCGGTCACGCGCACGCCCTCGGCGTTGGCCAGGGCAAAGTAGCGGCGCTGCGGGCAACGGCCGAAGTGGTCAGTGCCAATGACCGGCATCACACTGTGCTGATCGATACGTACCACCTGGCCCTTCTCATAGGGCATGCCAATGCGCGCGAGCAGGCTGCCATCCTCCAGCAGCAGGACGCTACTGATGCCTTGCCCGTGGGCTTCGAGCAGGGGTACCAGCGGCAGGTGGGCAGGCGGCCAGGCCGCGCGGAAGGCCTGGCGTTGCTGTTCGTCGACACCCGGGCGGTTGATCGCCTGCAGGGCGGCGTGCCAGGCATCGAGCAAGTGCTCGGTGGCTGCGGGCTGTGGTTCTTCGAGGTTGTCCCAGCCGTGGGCGCTGCCTTGCGCGACGTAGCGGTTGATGGCCTGGGCGTAGGCGGTGACCGCCTGCTGCCACTGCTGCTGGGGTTGTTGCTTGTCCATGGGCGGATCGGGCTCCTTGTTCCGCTTGCCGTTCACACAAAGCGCGCATGGTACCCGCAATGTGCCGCCGGTTGTGAGGCCCGGTATTGACGCGTACCATGCCGGCATTCCTTCCAATAACAAACCCGTGCCTCAGCGCGGCCGATACTTGGCCCCTGACGCGCGTCTTTTCGCCATGCCTGCGGAGCACAGAATTCCACCCATGAACGGACCCATCCCCACCGACTTGCCGCCGACCACCGGTGGCGGCAGCTGGCTGAGCGTGATTGCCTTGGCCCTGGCGGCCTTCATCTTCAACACCACCGAGTTTGTCCCGGTGGCGTTGCTCAGCGACATTGGCCGCAGCTTCGACATGAGCACCGCCCAGGTCGGCCTGATGCTGACTATCTATGCCTGGGTCGTGGCCCTGGCGTCGCTGCCGATGATGCTGCTGACCCGCAACATCGAGCGTCGGCGCTT
The sequence above is drawn from the Pseudomonas putida genome and encodes:
- the calA gene encoding vanillin reductase, which gives rise to MYTAIGYAAQTPTSPLAPMTFERRSPRPDDVAIEILYCGVCHSDIHQARNEWGIAVYPLMPGHEIIGRVTAVGDKVAAHKVGDLVGVGCMVDSCRHCEACAKDLEQYCLEGPTMTYATPDRVDGSNTLGGYSSSIVVSEHFVVRIPAGMDLPSAAPILCAGITTYSPLKHHGVGPGHKVGILGMGGLGHMGIKLAKALGAEVTLFTRSQAKAEEARRQGADHVIVSTDDEQMRAAAGRFDFLLDTIPVQHDLNPYLETLTFDGVHILVGLIEPIEPAVHAANLVLKRRVLAGSLIGGIAETQEVLDFCAEHGIRCDIEMLDIRNINQAYERMIAGDVKYRFVIDMATLQG
- a CDS encoding AraC family transcriptional regulator, with amino-acid sequence MQLTRHVDANAPLCALIRRLATRPGFVPTHLPQVQVLSWDHYVASSPQIYEPSLMILAQGSKLARLGPRTLEYGAGHYLVQALSVPFMCETFATAEAPLLGVAVDIDRSVLGELVQSMDLAPDAAVQAQTPQSMTSAALDAPMRDSVERLLHCLQDPLDAKVLGPARVREVLYTALRGPQAGVLRALVEQQGHFARIGAALAHLREHYTEPLSVEALAARANMSVSTFHENFKRCTDMAPMQYLKRLRLLKAQQMLIGEGLGVAQTAHRVGYQSTSQFSREYKRQFDRSPGDESAYQSLPV
- a CDS encoding IS110 family transposase, whose translation is MSSSVGIDVSSATLAVHIRPEGVNFSVSNDLKGFQLLVEKLGGYAVSMVLLEATGGYECNVLKALQDADFPVCRINPSRARDFAKSMGKRAKTDPIDAAVLAHLAEVMPPRPCQVMTPERALLRELLMQRDRFVQQRDDDKRRLKQARAPSVCLRLEQHIAYLKGEIRALEQEIAQQAAALPDDRVKQLTQVKGIGLITAGKLMALLPELGQVDKKEIAALVGVAPFNQDSGKQSGKRSIWGGRSQVRRALYMACWVVIRHNKDFCERYKALRAQGKCAKVSVVACMRVLIVRLNAMLKTGTPWKEQIAHS
- a CDS encoding FecR family protein, whose amino-acid sequence is MNARRLDPISEQAIDWMVALKAGTPDDALLQRLNHWLRQDPAHQQAWDRLQQRLGSPFAALRALDQRAPGHAAEARQVLLAPTHSRREVLGALAGMGVAAGVLWSGWRSDAAQNWLADLHTASGERRSFTLADGSRLSLNSASAVDLYFDANQRLLVLRRGDVLIQVAPDPHRPLRVRTAQGQVQALGTRFLVSQEASATRVVVLEHSVRASLPNGRWLDLQQGQAALLRGDGIQPVTGEQQQRAAWLEGRLEVLDEPLHAVIDALRPYQRGYIRVAPAVRDMRVQGVFPLDQPQQALAALAEALPIKVEPFGPWLMLIGPEQG
- a CDS encoding sigma-70 family RNA polymerase sigma factor yields the protein MDSTSTRKLGFFFSDHHRWLLQHIFKRLRNRADAEDTAAEAFCQMLGARVDPDSIQQPRAYLSTIARRLIFDRHRRRQLEQAYLDRLTLLPEPVAPSAEEQLLLIEALVTIDQVLDGLPAVVKATFLFSQLDGMSYVDIAARLQISERTVSRYMKQALRQCYLCEVHA
- a CDS encoding TonB-dependent siderophore receptor, producing MLNLWPRALPLVVALSSLNAHAQVQTLAFDLPPASLATTLNRIASQSGYIIALEPALVRGKQAPAVVGQMSAEHAMQAALAGSGLQLRLTSSGHFSVAPATPESDALELGSTSITDNYLDATSEGSGSYAARAVTLGKGTHSLKEIPQSVTVITRKQLDDQGITDLQDALNHTTGIVGAQGIGPGVVVTSRGFQIDDWQYDGVPIPRNNYSLGNWATQDLVFFDRVEVLRGASGLLQGTGSPGGAINLVRKRGQATPTVTVTGKAGSWDHYGLQLDAGGPLTADGRVRGRIVADEDQSDSFIDYQWSKSHSLYGALDIDLSDATTVGGGISYNRQQSRPLLRGIPRYAGGKPVDLPRSTFTGARWNRAETDVTTYYLDLEHRFNDDWAFKAAAVRMDETNTSTHQRVQSSVQGVAPDGSGITYADWITDFHNTKLGLDMNVVGHFDTGPLAHEITVGGNYSKLTSDDAYWRNFDASGDTLFDIDHDRPEPSRDSLFDGERARANKASYDIRQKGLYGVWRVKPTDDLTLIVGSRVSWFDYSWDSIDFDSRTDPGTRFPTSRMTESGEVTPYAGFVYDLTREWAWYASYTDVFVPQTERAVGNVPLKPVIGSNYETGLKGELLDGRVNASLALFRYDQENRAVSDLASGLACDDNFCSTAAGKVRSQGIEAEISGEVLSGLQLFAGYTYNTTKFLDDPDDKGRVFSQWTPKHMLRAWADYTLPLDGQRWSTGLGFTSQSHTLGYERTYTVPGYTVWSARLAYQLTPEVNLAVNANNLFDKKYWVAGFNQLNGSNNYGEPRNFMLTVKYTPEL